A part of Ornithodoros turicata isolate Travis unplaced genomic scaffold, ASM3712646v1 Chromosome11, whole genome shotgun sequence genomic DNA contains:
- the LOC135371438 gene encoding uncharacterized protein LOC135371438, with the protein MFAHVRYTDKVEAVLPVSLIQNFKPKHVEDFDASLKRTFWQGHDEPVGGYYTAQVLRLGETKEDIIAYLIQSGQCVPAIIEGPYVPSSETVSKKQTGNVSSKNKKKANAEARRHELKEILRERSTNASDLEDKVRKLKEKVHLLEAELLEERQLCRSVQKELIRAYCRLLPCYLI; encoded by the exons ATGTTCGCGCACGTTCGGTACACGGACAAGGTTGAAGCTGTACTGCCAGTTAGCCTCATTCAAAACTTCAAACCGAAGCACGTCGAGGACTTTGACGCATCGTTGAAGCGGACGTTTTGGCAGGGACACGACGAGCCTGTAGGAGGGTACTACACGGCACAGGTGCTGAGACTAGGAG AAACAAAAGAGGACATCATTGCATATCTTATACAGAGTGGTCAGTGTGTCCCTGCTATCATTGAAGGACCGTACGTGCCCTCTTCGGAGACC GTCTCCAAAAAGCAAACAGGAAACGTATCTTCGAAGAATAAAAAGAAGGCCAACGCGGAGGCACGTCGACATGAACTCAAGGAGATCCTCAGAGAAAGGAGCACTAACGCCTCTGACCTAGAAGATAAAGTGCGTAAACTAAAGGAGAAGGTGCATCTTCTTGAGGCAGAGCTTCTAGAAGAAAGACAGCTGTGCCGTAGTGTACAGAAGGAGCTGATAAGGGCATATTGTAGGTTGCTCCCTTGCTACTTGATCTAG